The genome window CCAACATTGATGTGACGACGAGTCAAGGGGCAGAGAACGCGATCCAGATAGTGGATGAGGCGATCTCTCAGGTCTCGCAGTTACGTGCGAACTTGGGGGCGTTGCAGTCTCAGACGTTACAGGCGACGGCGAACTATCTGGGGATAGGGGTTCAGAACCTATCGGCATCGGAGAGCCAGATACGCGACACGAATGTGGCTCAGGAGGTAGTGAACCTCACGAAGAACCAGATCATCGAGCAGTCGGCGACGGCGATGTTGGCACAGGCGAATGCCGCACCTCAGCTTCTGCTGAAACTGCTTGGATAGATAACACTTCTCTTTATGATGAGAGCGCATCGGCAACGATGCGCTCTTTTTTATGCACAAGCCATCTCTTTACAGCCTATAGCGAAGTGGGTATGCTAATCAGAACCAGAATGCAACATGGGTGTGAATTTACCTTAATAAGGCAGGCATAAAGGAATGGAGTTTCCAATTACTGTGGTTGGCAGCGCAAATGTGGATATGATCATGCAGGTGGAGCGATTTCCGGCGCCAGGGGAGACGGTGAGTGACGGCCAGTTTTCGCAGGCTTTCGGAGGCAAAGGGGCCAACCAAGCCGTCGCTGCAGCGCGTGCTGGAGGGAGGGTTGCTTTTTTAGGATGTGTTGGGGCCGATGCCTTTGGCGAGGCCATTCTGGAAAACCTCCGGAGAGATGGCATTTTTACCGAACCAGTTGTTAAGAGTGTTTCGGAACCAACCGGCATTGCGATGATCCTGATCAACAAGCAAGGCGAGAACTGCATTGCAGCTGCTCCAGGCGCCAACAACGCCTTAACCTCCGCGCATATCGAGAGTTATGCGGCTTTCCTGAAGCGCAGCCGCATGGTGGTAATACAGGCAGAGATTCCACGCATCGCTGTGGAAAAAACCTTCGAGGTGTTGGCCGACTCTGAAACGGCCATCCTGTTTAACTTCGCCCCCATTCGTAAAGAGGCTCCCAAACTTTCCCCACGGATCACCTACCTCGTAGTCAATGAAACCGAAGCGGCCTACCTTAGCGGCGTGCAGGTCGGCACTTTCCGCGAGGCGGAGCAGGCCGCCCGGATTCTACGAAGACAAGGGCCCCAAAATGTGCTCCTCACGTTAGGGGCCAACGGTGTGTGGGTCGAAACGCCTCAAGGCGGCTTTCATGCCCCAGCGCTCCCTGTGCAGGCGATAGATACTACTGCCGCCGGCGATGTGTTCTGCGGTGCATTCGCCACGGCGACTACACAGGGACAGCCCATCCACGAGGCCGTGCACTTTGCCTGTGCAGCTGCAGCTCTCTGCGTTACCCGTTTGGGTGCCCAGCCCTCTATTCCGTATCGTGAGGAGGTAGAGACCTTACTTAAGCAGCAAAGCCCCTGTTCTTAGAAGCTTCTTTTACCGTTCCATCAGACTCACTCATTCCTGCTCAAACAGGAACGAAGCTGACTTCCTGCTTCACAGAGGCCGGTTTCACCCGGCGCTTGCGCGTCGGGTCAGAGCCTTCCTCTCCACAGGCTGACACCGTGGAACTCACGGCCATGTTCTTCAGGTTGATCGCCGCATTCACGTCGCGGTCGTGGAGCACGCCACACTCCGGGCACGTCCATTCACGCACCGACAGCGGTAGCGTCTCCAGCTTGTGCCCACACACCGAACATGTTTTGCTGCCGGCATAGAAGCGGTCAGCCACCACCACTTGCCCACCCCGCATCGCCGCCTTGTATTCCAACTGCCGCCGCAACTCGAAGAAGCCCATGTCAGCGATCGACCGGGCCAGATGCCGGTTCTTCAACATGCCGCAGACGTTCAGGTTCTCCATCGCGATGGGGTGGAAGCGCCGCGTGAGGCTAGTGGTGAGCTTGTGAAGCGCATCCTGCCGGATCGCGGCGATGCGGGCGTGTAGCTTTGCCTGTTTGGCCTTGGCTTTTGCCCGGTTGACCGATCCCTTTGGCTTGCGTGAGAGGCTCCGCGAGAGCCTGCGCAAGCGGCCCATCAGCGCTCTGTGAGGCTTGGGGCCGGGGATCACCTCTCCCGTCGAGAGCGTTGCCAGTGCCGAAACGCCCAGTTCCACACCCACCGCGCCTTGGCTCTCGGCTTTGGGCAGGTGAGGATGGTCAGGCGTGTCCACGGTAATGCTGACGAACCACTTGTCGGCCACACGGGAGATCGTGGCCGACATGATCCTCCCAGCAAAGCGCAACGACTCGCGCATGCGCACCCAGCCAAGATGGGGGATGCGAATGCGGCAGCCGTCGAGACTGAACGGGGCCTTGGTGAGGGTGAAGCGGTCATCACGACCTTTCTTGCGAAACTGCGGATAGCGTGCACGGCCCGCAAAGAAGTTTTGAAACGCCTGCCCCAACTGGATGATGGCCATC of Chthonomonas calidirosea T49 contains these proteins:
- a CDS encoding flagellin, with the protein product MLQFQVGGNAGQVVQASLGNIRVVNLGNTVVAGYNLSNIDVTTSQGAENAIQIVDEAISQVSQLRANLGALQSQTLQATANYLGIGVQNLSASESQIRDTNVAQEVVNLTKNQIIEQSATAMLAQANAAPQLLLKLLG
- the rbsK gene encoding ribokinase is translated as MEFPITVVGSANVDMIMQVERFPAPGETVSDGQFSQAFGGKGANQAVAAARAGGRVAFLGCVGADAFGEAILENLRRDGIFTEPVVKSVSEPTGIAMILINKQGENCIAAAPGANNALTSAHIESYAAFLKRSRMVVIQAEIPRIAVEKTFEVLADSETAILFNFAPIRKEAPKLSPRITYLVVNETEAAYLSGVQVGTFREAEQAARILRRQGPQNVLLTLGANGVWVETPQGGFHAPALPVQAIDTTAAGDVFCGAFATATTQGQPIHEAVHFACAAAALCVTRLGAQPSIPYREEVETLLKQQSPCS
- a CDS encoding RNA-guided endonuclease InsQ/TnpB family protein, which codes for MLIAHRIALDPNNVQATYFAKAAGTARKAYNWALEQWQKQYEAHKANPALPKPNQVALRRQLNAIKREQFPWMLEVTKCAPQMAIIQLGQAFQNFFAGRARYPQFRKKGRDDRFTLTKAPFSLDGCRIRIPHLGWVRMRESLRFAGRIMSATISRVADKWFVSITVDTPDHPHLPKAESQGAVGVELGVSALATLSTGEVIPGPKPHRALMGRLRRLSRSLSRKPKGSVNRAKAKAKQAKLHARIAAIRQDALHKLTTSLTRRFHPIAMENLNVCGMLKNRHLARSIADMGFFELRRQLEYKAAMRGGQVVVADRFYAGSKTCSVCGHKLETLPLSVREWTCPECGVLHDRDVNAAINLKNMAVSSTVSACGEEGSDPTRKRRVKPASVKQEVSFVPV